The Plasmodium knowlesi strain H genome assembly, chromosome: 14 region tttactccTCTACCTGTGATCATATATCGTTTTGTGTATGGAAGTATTGTAAAGAACACAAACATCAAGGTATGTATAAATGGAGGGAACGAATGCTTCATTTGCCCTAGCATCATTTACGATGCAGTAATTAACGCTAGGGCATTGTACATACTTAACAACGTAGATGCAGAAAAGTACACATTACTATATCAACAGATTTTTCTAGCAAGCAATAACTTAAACTTTAGTAACAATGATCCAAATCAGAGAATCAGTTCCAACGACATTCTACATAATAATATTATCAATAAATTTAATAAAGACAAACCGAAGATGTGCAGATATTCGGATTTTTTGTCTgactacaaaaatgaaataaacaaGAATAATATGAACAACTTAGAAATGAATATTAATATTAATGATTCGCATgtggtgaaggaaaaggatgatCAGGAATGTGTGCTTCGGTTTATAGGCACCTATAATATTTGTAACACACTCATCCCCATCACATTGCAACTTTCCAACAATACTTATGAGGAACTCGTTAAGTCGATGAAGGTATATAACTACCTTAGTATAGAAGAACTCAAATATGCTCTCCTTGCCAAAAGTGTCAATTGTaaaggccttttttttttaataattaattttttctacaaaCCAAAGGCTGTGAAGAGCTTGAAAAAGTACATTATAGATTTGAAGCTTCTTATGTATAATCGCATATTAAAACGGAAGAACAGAGAGAGGGTGAATAATGGGGGTGTGAAGATTAACAAGATTAGCGagatttcttcctccagtTCTGGCTTATCTTTTGGGGGGATAGTTCCTTACCTCAAGGGAAGACAGTCAACGACAGCAGGTGGGAACGTGCACCATATAGCTAATACGGAAAAGGTAGATACACATAGTAGTAGTGAACAAGAACACAAGAACAAAGTAGGAGTACGCAATATGGGAAAAAGGCACTCCGTCAATTATAAGGAAATTCTGCCGCTGAACTCCATGGACGACCTCGACTTTACACAGACACCAAATTATCAGAATTATTATCGCATGTTGGAGAGGGTCAGTCTAAATATGTACTACTATCTGGAAGGGCTAAAATACAACATCTATCGTTTCCAATTTCCTGAATGCATGAGgggttttcttttccaaacGGCTACGGAGTATCTGTACCAAAAGTATAGTGCCTTCCTCATCGGCATAATAACAATCAATAAGGAAATTTTCTTAAACCCTGTTGATTACATCATTGGAGAAGAGAACAAGTTCTACTACACTTCTGCCTTTTCGGGGATCATCCTGACGACCAGTCTGGACAACCTGATCAAGCTATCCTCCATTAAGAACATCTCGAAGAAGGTCTATGAGTACAACGAGCGGCGCATCAGTGAGCGTTTCCGAGGTAATGTCGGCGCCCAGACCAAGGTACCGGGGTTGAGTACAAAACGGCAGGAGGCCAAGATGGCTACGATGAACTCGAGTGTAGTCTATGCGAGTGGAGTCAATGCGAGTGGAGTCAATGCGAGTGGAGTCAATGCGAATGGAGTCAATGCGAATGGAGTCAATGCAAGTGGAGTCAATGCAAGTGGAGTCAATGCAAGTGGAGTCAATGCAAGTGGAGTCAATGCAAGTGGAGTGAGTACCCCTGCTCCCAGGGGGAAGGTGAACTTTGATCCCAGAGGCGGAAATTCGGACAGCAGCAACGGGCATCAGGGTGGTGAGGACGACGTCCAGGACAACGACAataacaacaacaataacaacaaCGATGAGAAGGACGATAGCCAGGACGACGGATCGGTGCATCGTCCATCGGAACGCCACTCGAAGGGCGAATCAAGGGAGGAGAGGGTGGCCCCGCGGAACAACCTCCTCTACAATTTCTTTCTAGGCATCTACGAAGTCGACAACTACATATCGGCGTATCGGGACATATtcagagaaaaggaaaagccaTTGCTGTTGGTGTGCGGGTGGCCAGACAACATACACCTGTTCCTCAAGCACCTGCAGGTGAACAGTGGCAACTGGTTGCGGcatagaaggaagaggaaaaagaggcAGGAGAAGAATAGAAAGAGggagaaggggggaaaaatgcaaacgGAGGGGACGCACATGGAACAACGAGGCGAACAATCCATCGTGCATGTCAACAGCCCCGAAAGTGACAGCTCTTGTAGCGATGATTCGTGCGGTTACAGCTCTTTGCAAAAGAGAAAGGCGCCTGGTGGAAAAAtcaaatataatataatcaTCCTTTCCTTGCATGTACCAAAATTTAACTACGAGAACGACCTCTTGGACTTCTCCCATAACGTAGCCTTTATCCGTGGATCGGCCCTGAACAGCACCAACCTTGTACAGGCAGGAGTGTTCTACGCGAAGAGGCTCATAATCTTCAACGCCAACCACAGTCTCTTCATTGACAAAGACGCCTACCGCATTGACAATGAAGTAATCATAATAAAGAACGTGATCTACCAGTTGTACAATAGTGTATTGAAGAGCAGATTCAATTATATGAatttggtgaaaaaaattttcaaaaatgagtTTAAGGATGTTAATATTAACGAGAAGGTATTCGCCAGTGAAGCTCCGTTCCAACTGAACGAGATGATACGGGTAAAGACATGTTCCTCAGCGTCTTCATCCTCGTCGTCCtcctcatcctcatcatcttctGCATCCTCCGTCCCTCCCCGTTTGGGTGCGACTCCCCTGCGGCTGCGAGGAGACTGCAAAACCCTGAACATCTTCAACATCAACCGGAACCCTTACCTCATCTGCATGATTAAAAACTCCGAGAGCCTGGAGTACATCGACGGAAGTATCAACTTATCTTACGAGAATTATAAtgacaatgaaaaaatgaacaaaatatggGAGAATTGTGGAGAATACATTTACACATTCGAGCTCGTTTCTGCCAACATTTTTGTGGATGAGATGTTACATAATTTGGTATCCTTTTCTCTACCCATAAGTAAATACGCCATTGAGTACTCAGTTATTTATTCCCTCATTGGGATCGACATAAATGAATATTCGAAGAACGCCAAAGCTTTTCACAAGAATTTAAAATTATGTACAGGTCAGGTGAACTTGATTCCAATTCCctcttatttttacaaaaagagTTTTTACAAGTGTTTCTCCTACTTCCTTCACAACAAGCAGTGTTTGTGTATTGGTATTTTGCGTTACATGGACATTTCGCCGCTGTGCAGGAAGTCCCGCAAGCTCTTCGTGCTGTCCTGCCCCTCGCGTACAATGAAAATTGAGCGTGACGACCAGGTTGGTGGGCGTATCCCCGAAAAactggggagaaaaaaatggctttCCCGCTGTGTgtactactttttttttctgttggcAAATTTTTATACACACGGAAAATTGATCAAAGGAGaggcgtaatttttttttttttttttatcttttccccctttcagGCCTATGTCATCTCGTACAACATGAAGTAACCCCGATTGTGTGTTAAGGACGAAAAAGTAGTGTAATAAGCATGGCTGGTTGGTGAATCAGCACATTGGAGCGACGCTGAAGAAAGGATTGACTAATCATgataacctttttttcgtgGAGGTGTAATATCCATGGAAGGTATCAACCTTCACCCCCCCCATTTGTTTGTGCAGCCGCTTGTCGACTGACTACGCCGCAGCAGTGCGATTGGACCGGATTCCCTCTTGATCCATTTTGAAACGTTTTAATTtatctttaatttttaaattgtgaataaaaaaaaaaaaaaaaaaaatgacgctctgttttgcttttctttGCTTTGTTtagctttcttttttttctttttcttttttcttttttttttgttccatttctCCTTCCTGCGCTGCGTAGCagtatttccctttttttgttccatgaAGTGCAAGACAATTAATGTTCCTCGTTTGGGCTTCCCCTGTTTGGTCGTTCCACCGGTTAGTATATCATTAATCTAGCCATTtcctcatttgttttttttttttttttttttttttttcttttttaaacacacaatttttaccTGACTGGTCAGGTAAAAACGAGAAATATTATCGCCTGTAAGGTGGGACTGTTTGGCTATCTGCTTTTTTGGACATTTGCTCGTTTGTTCCTTTGGACATTCGCtagtttgttcatttggacATTTGCTCGTGTGTTCATTTGGACATTTgctaatttgttcatttggacATTTgctaatttgttcatttgttctcGCTGATCATTTGGCGAACGCTTTTCATCCCAACGTTGGTCGGAGAGGGAGAGCAAAATGAAACCCGTGCGAAGGCGCCTGGCAAAAAGAATAACGagcttttacaaaaatgtcaGCGCAAATGCCGCCCTGTTCGCCACAAATTTGTTGCTTTACCACTTTGACCGCGACTTGATAGCCACCCTTGTGCAGACATATAAGAGGCTACTGAAAAAGcatgaaaaagagaagacaGGATTTCACGAAGAATActtgttaatttttaattatataattttttcccacgtAAATTTTGTCCTCCCCGAGTTCAGCAAGAATAATACGCCTCACTTTGACATCGCCTATGATTTGAGCGAATGCACAGATGGGACCACTCCCCTTTTAAACGCAAGGAGGttaataaaaagggggaaatgcaaCGCTTCCAAGTTGAAAAGGCTACGCATCAAGAATGGTACACATGTTCGTTTGGGTTACGTTACGGGGGAAACTCCTCATTCATGTAGACaaggagaacaaaatggaacttCATATAAAGCTTACCAAGGAACCGGGAGGAGGCATAAACACAAAATTGCGGAAGAACcaaacaaaggaaaacagCCAGATGAATGGAATAGACACATCTGTGATGAAAGCCATCACAAGAGGGTCAATCGTTGGGAAAGCAAGTTGCTAGGTCGTTTTGGAGGGGCATATGGAAGGGTGCACATTAGGGAGAAGGGTACAAGTAACTACATCGTCAAGTGCATTACGAACACATGTATGCACAATTGCGCCTCCAGTCGGTTTCCATTTTGCGCATCTATGGAATGCTTTGAGGCGGGTGAAAGTCAGTTGGTTGAGCAActcaaaaaattatatgtacACGTGCATTACTGGAGGTGTCTGATGGAGCTAAACGTGAAATGCAGGCGTACATGGAAAGTAAGCCAATTGgcaagtgaagaaaaaaacatctaTGAAGGAATctacaaaaatatttactaCTTATTTAAACGTATGAATAGGAtgcattttcaaaatattcaAATGATAAATAGGAAAAAGCAGCAGTTGTCTATAACTCATAACTGTGAAATGGAGAATCTTATAAGTGAGACTAAGGTGACCACAGTGGATAATTCGGAGGGGACGGAGAAAATTAATGAGCTCGTCTTTAAGCATATAGCGGAGAAGGAGGCTCTTTGTAGACATGCGGAACACGAGGTGAAGGTTATGCAACTTGTAAACTTGAAAGAATACAAAGAACAtatcttctacatttttaacatcATACATAGGGAGCGTAACGTGCTTTCTTTGCCTCCTCTACCAGTGGACGAATTGGAAGAAGTAGATGCAGTTGTTAGTTATAAATCAATACGGGCTCATCCCAATGGGTTCTGCCCCTCAATGCATAAGGAACGatacatttattttgcgCGTATAGTAGAATATTTCCACCTATTTTATTTGTATAAGTTAATTAAAAGTAATGTGAATGTAATGAGCTACCTTCACCTATATGTTAAGCACTCCCTGTGTGATACGCTGCGAGTTTCCGTAATTTTCAGCCTTGGAGAAGTGGAAGACATTTTTCTACACCATAGCAAAAACAATGAGGTGTTTAAGGAACGCCTCTATGGTATGTTAAGCCAGGCAGGTTACGAGCATTACGCGTGCAGAATTGAGGGGGAGAGCACAACATACCATTGTACCAATCAAGTAACGAATGAAATAACCAAATTGGGGGCATGTGAAGGTGATCGCGCGGAGGAGGGAGACAGAACGAATGGTACCCCTCTGTGGATGTGCGCCCAGTCCAAGTACTTCGACGCCAGGGGGCAGTTCAAAAGTAAACTCGGAGCAGTGCCGGAGGAAAGAGCCCCCTTCAACGGAAGCTACGACAGTACGCACAAGTATGTGCGTGATAACTCTAGCAGATTTCTTCTAGAAGATAATACCTCTGTTAAGGAGGAGTCTTATACACATCTGAACAAAATCAGTCTAAGGGAGAAACCCCTAAACGGCCTCGTCCTCTACTTGGGTAACGATACCAACGGTTTCTGTAAAGATAATGTCTACCAAAGTATTTTCAACCTGAGCATGAACAAGAccgattttgtttttcccacGTTGAAGGAGCAGTTAGATATGTTTCACGAGTTTGTATCTCCCCAGCAGGAGATGCTGCGGGAGACGAAACATGGACAGAAGTGCTCTCCTATGATGGGAACCCAGTTGCGATGTGGAAATATCATTATAACGAGACATAAGAATTTGAAAATCGGAATGGGCAGGAGTACGcctaagggagaaaaaaaaaacaaaaaaaaaaactttaagagtgaggaaggaaatggagGAGAGACAAGAAACACAAAATCAACTTACGATATGGGAACGATTAAAAATTCCGGAAATGATTTATTCAATTTGGAAATAATTAACAAAcgtaattttccttcatccaTCATGCCAATATATGAACagctcaaaaaaaatagtcaATACTTTATGAATAAGGAAGGGAGAGAAAAGTCGGTTAATTCAGATGTGAAGGAGAACACAGTGTGCAAACTTCatgaaaacattttaaaaaaaaaaaaaaaaaaaatacacgtaGATATAATTTTCCATGTTATTATAccgaaaaatgtgaacagaAAAAGCTTCAAAATAATATTACTTTCCTTGTTGAAGATTTTGGATCTGTGTAGAGACTATCATGTCTCCTCCCTGACGTGTCCTCTACCCTACGTGCACAACGTTGTTTATAAGAATAAGCGCCCCGTTCTGTATGCCTTTATGTACTCCATCATGTTCAGCCTTCTGAACTATATTAAGTTCACACAGTCGTCTTCCAAGCAGGTGAGCGTGTTGCATTTTGTCTTTCCTAATTTGACATATCGCGAGGGGGGTACAAAATCGGAGGATAACACGGTGGAGAAGAATAAGGTGAAGAACACACCCCCTAAGGAGGGATCCACCCTGGATGGAAATACCAATTTAGATAGAACTTCAGAGAAGCGCATGTCAAGCATGGCCTCCTTCATTCAGCGTGTTGCTACCGACATGGGGGGGAGGTATATGCTTGTTGAGAGCATCTACCGGtaaagttttttttgttgtaatGAACAAATTGGAGTGGCCAAATGGATGTCACATGTTACTGTGCGCTACACAGGACAAGgttcacagaaaaaaaaaaaaaaaaaaaaaaaaaaaaaaaaaaagtggcatatgggagggaagaaaacgCAATCATATATCCTTTCGATGAAGGGGTTGTGTTTTCCGTGTCATGTTTCATTTGAACACAGTGCTTGCGCTGTTCACAAAAAATTCGTTTTTGATTTCGAACCCCATGACCTCACTGGGGTCATAGTTTTTAAACCTGACCAAGCTTGCTAACATCTGCCTTTTGAGCGCAGCCACCTTGGTCAGGTCCTGTGGGCCACCTTCATGGGGCGAAGTAGATGGGTCCTTGCACTTCCTCTCCTCTGTTGAAGGCAAAAATATTTGATGGTAATGAAACCTGTTAGATAGAAGTTTATTTAAATCCATCATGGAATTGATAATTACGAGCTTGGAGCAAATTTTCTTTACGAATCGATTctgattatttattttgtgtcCCATGGATAGGTAGAGGTGGTTGACGTTTGCTTGGACCTCATCGAAGGTGTCACATTGGAAGTAGCGCAGGAAGGAGGGTAGCTCCTTTGAGCGCTTGACCAGGTGATCAGCCATATTACCTGTCTTGTCACAGGTATCGTCGATAGGACCATCCGAGTGAGTGTTGTGATTATGTTTCTCCTCCTGGGTGTCGCTCAAATGACCGTTCGGTGCGTTCACCTCGGCGCGTGTAACTTCCGGCGGGAGGTACTGCTCCTGTGTTACCTCCACCTTTGACTCATCATAAATATCGATGATGACATGATCAGTTGGGGGAATCTGAATGGGTATCTCATTATTCGATAGCGACACTACCTTATGGTGAAGGAATCTATAAGTGTCACGCAAAAATCGGTTGAGCCGTTCCTCCCGcaggaagtggaagaaggCCACTATGGAGAGAGCATCGGAAAAGATAACAGTATCATATTCcggagaaatatttttgtttttttttctcacaagGTATATGAGCATATCTGCTAGGGAGTATAAAACTTCTTTCATGGATTGCCTGACTTGAAATAATTTATCAAATGTGAAATCTCCTTTCTTCTCGTTGAAGTTCTGGTTCGCCAAACctaatttacaaaatatgtgattaaaaagttttttaaTAACTTTCGTACTTCTTCTCTTGACAAGTTGGAGCGTCGGCTTGAAGGGAGTAGGTGCATGACCAACAAACTGCGTAGATTGGTTGATCGCTTGAGTTGGTATATTGTAGTTGTATATTgcggagaagaaggaagccATACTGTCATCAGACTTGTCTCTGAACAGTGACAAATATGAAACGAACTTATGAACCACTTCTCCGATATAGAGatagatatttttttcataaaaaacGAAGACATGTTCCTTCAAAAATTTGACAAGGATGAGAAAAAGTTTGAATGAACTAATTCCTCCTTGAAATGCATCATTCAGATTATATTCTGATaaaacaattttgaaaaaaataacaacatattttataagaggattt contains the following coding sequences:
- a CDS encoding potassium channel K1, putative is translated as MKSERQKSTLEQASYGTQSRKKKKKKKNQIQMFRVQNYIYKVFTSVLSLLIVVLILYASIDISTNYGPIIIVYIIILEFGSMLISYILLQFPFFYRILKNVFTRARNVNKYSHQYKPFYYDSPSNSDDKDSISIERGKDKRRRNTFALFSINRNNKRYSIKTLFTGYKSKKGKKKGRKDASGDGARLDEETPIGVTPCEGASRRSRVQAGPGNAYKRQSIYLDDCNMWMNSDMKKVNKKKNFNLSRSLSFNINLNEENDMIMKDSASLDDIKIFLGHQTSKFVANKDKLKARKSSIYNKYVPLTFTSSYKNNMVTQFLKAHTENMRPVSSEYSSSESEEDENSGRYKKMYIGKGDTGRRSDRQATQGGTTKGGRKYTVHDAVHDPDDKDDVERGPKHMMSREIRSHSRDHTNMATDMATSLYATKSAILFSNKKKKKKNQYRKLIKGRTRYFKRITCINKVKKFFYFFINYNMKSSRSTNNLFLFFRGVSLYIKHRFMHYLSYEPVWIIAILIRIVLWCIVWLWAASYMERKPKNFKITEWNMKNVPSLYGYIECTFQWCGVFDYFFGLYFTNNKLKYIFSFFSVIDFITTPVSSLIMNTLCENKYSQNYWFLILGPLRFLRLVRAESTISSCFFWLSDVKIIIIGIIILALAILFTFSGIMYILEAPDIERDFVSPLDFVYFGVITMSTVGYGDYTPVTPAGKCLTMFIIIACISFVGAQFKRLKEAMFSPKTIMGIIPKQDDDYILILGPVSPTQLLYICKAINNSFPNSVESIFLFTPLPVIIYRFVYGSIVKNTNIKVCINGGNECFICPSIIYDAVINARALYILNNVDAEKYTLLYQQIFLASNNLNFSNNDPNQRISSNDILHNNIINKFNKDKPKMCRYSDFLSDYKNEINKNNMNNLEMNININDSHVVKEKDDQECVLRFIGTYNICNTLIPITLQLSNNTYEELVKSMKVYNYLSIEELKYALLAKSVNCKGLFFLIINFFYKPKAVKSLKKYIIDLKLLMYNRILKRKNRERVNNGGVKINKISEISSSSSGLSFGGIVPYLKGRQSTTAGGNVHHIANTEKVDTHSSSEQEHKNKVGVRNMGKRHSVNYKEILPLNSMDDLDFTQTPNYQNYYRMLERVSLNMYYYLEGLKYNIYRFQFPECMRGFLFQTATEYLYQKYSAFLIGIITINKEIFLNPVDYIIGEENKFYYTSAFSGIILTTSLDNLIKLSSIKNISKKVYEYNERRISERFRGNVGAQTKVPGLSTKRQEAKMATMNSSVVYASGVNASGVNASGVNANGVNANGVNASGVNASGVNASGVNASGVNASGVSTPAPRGKVNFDPRGGNSDSSNGHQGGEDDVQDNDNNNNNNNNDEKDDSQDDGSVHRPSERHSKGESREERVAPRNNLLYNFFLGIYEVDNYISAYRDIFREKEKPLLLVCGWPDNIHLFLKHLQVNSGNWLRHRRKRKKRQEKNRKREKGGKMQTEGTHMEQRGEQSIVHVNSPESDSSCSDDSCGYSSLQKRKAPGGKIKYNIIILSLHVPKFNYENDLLDFSHNVAFIRGSALNSTNLVQAGVFYAKRLIIFNANHSLFIDKDAYRIDNEVIIIKNVIYQLYNSVLKSRFNYMNLVKKIFKNEFKDVNINEKVFASEAPFQLNEMIRVKTCSSASSSSSSSSSSSSSASSVPPRLGATPLRLRGDCKTLNIFNINRNPYLICMIKNSESLEYIDGSINLSYENYNDNEKMNKIWENCGEYIYTFELVSANIFVDEMLHNLVSFSLPISKYAIEYSVIYSLIGIDINEYSKNAKAFHKNLKLCTGQVNLIPIPSYFYKKSFYKCFSYFLHNKQCLCIGILRYMDISPLCRKSRKLFVLSCPSRTMKIERDDQAYVISYNMK